One window of the Chryseobacterium camelliae genome contains the following:
- a CDS encoding TraR/DksA family transcriptional regulator produces the protein MTDERIRYSDSDLQEFKAIIREKIEKAERDLQLIRESFINDQNNGTDDTSPTFKAFEEGAETLSKEQNSILAGRQEKFVRDLKNALIRIENKTYGVCRVTGKLIPKERLLAVPHATLSIEAKNMQK, from the coding sequence ATGACAGACGAGAGAATCAGATACAGCGATTCCGATTTACAGGAATTCAAAGCCATTATCCGTGAAAAAATAGAAAAAGCTGAAAGAGATTTGCAACTGATCCGTGAAAGCTTTATCAATGACCAGAATAATGGTACCGACGATACTTCCCCAACCTTCAAAGCATTTGAAGAAGGTGCTGAAACACTGAGCAAAGAGCAGAATTCAATCCTTGCAGGGAGACAGGAAAAATTTGTGCGTGACCTTAAAAATGCACTCATCCGTATTGAGAACAAAACATACGGCGTATGCAGGGTTACCGGCAAACTGATCCCGAAAGAAAGGCTTCTTGCCGTGCCTCATGCGACCCTGAGCATCGAAGCTAAAAACATGCAGAAGTAA
- a CDS encoding DUF6576 domain-containing protein has product MTELLILILIIAAVLAFFNRTWIKDRFFPDRRKNYTIDDQFNSEKREREKEIDRLLSKMGRNGINDLSAKDRKRLDELSKK; this is encoded by the coding sequence ATGACGGAATTGTTAATTTTAATTCTTATTATTGCTGCCGTGTTGGCGTTCTTTAACCGCACCTGGATAAAGGACAGATTTTTCCCGGACCGCCGGAAAAACTATACGATTGACGATCAGTTCAATTCGGAAAAGCGGGAGCGGGAAAAAGAAATAGACCGGCTGTTAAGTAAAATGGGCAGGAACGGCATCAACGACCTGTCTGCCAAAGACAGGAAACGCCTTGATGAACTGTCTAAAAAGTAA
- a CDS encoding DUF2683 family protein codes for MESIIVHTKNAMELNALKSVLKDMNIKFEKFHTKNTHHNQKTIKKIVDQKNEKIGKPSKPKGL; via the coding sequence ATGGAATCCATAATTGTCCACACCAAAAATGCCATGGAACTGAATGCGCTGAAAAGCGTGTTGAAAGACATGAATATCAAATTCGAGAAATTCCACACCAAGAATACACACCACAACCAGAAAACGATTAAAAAAATCGTTGACCAGAAAAATGAGAAAATAGGAAAACCATCAAAACCTAAAGGACTGTAA
- a CDS encoding lipoprotein signal peptidase produces MKKIVWVTFLILLIDQASKIYVKTHFNLDDSIPVFPGFKLTFVENPGMAYGLHFGGVIGKYFLVMVRIFLIGGMIYLFKKWIQKGESNYLLIPMAMIFAGAIGNLIDGMFYGLIFDSGTVYDASIDRWIGYGGISKLVPVGHGYSTFMRGCVVDMLHFPLVDWNVPESWPLIGGKHIEFFKYIFNVADSAITVGAVLLLAFRKKAFPNGLEF; encoded by the coding sequence ATGAAAAAGATTGTATGGGTCACTTTCCTTATCCTACTGATTGATCAGGCTTCAAAAATTTACGTAAAAACGCATTTTAACCTGGATGACAGCATTCCGGTTTTCCCCGGGTTTAAGCTGACCTTTGTAGAAAATCCAGGCATGGCTTACGGGCTTCATTTCGGCGGGGTTATCGGCAAGTATTTCCTGGTGATGGTACGCATCTTCCTGATCGGGGGAATGATTTACCTGTTTAAAAAATGGATCCAGAAAGGGGAATCCAATTACCTGCTGATTCCTATGGCCATGATTTTTGCCGGAGCCATCGGAAACCTTATTGACGGGATGTTTTATGGTCTTATCTTTGACAGCGGAACGGTTTACGATGCCAGCATTGACCGATGGATCGGATATGGCGGAATTTCCAAACTTGTCCCTGTAGGCCACGGATACTCCACATTTATGAGGGGCTGCGTGGTAGATATGCTGCACTTCCCTCTGGTAGACTGGAACGTTCCGGAAAGCTGGCCTCTGATCGGCGGAAAGCATATTGAGTTCTTCAAATACATTTTTAATGTTGCCGATTCGGCCATTACGGTAGGCGCCGTCCTGCTGCTGGCCTTCAGGAAAAAAGCATTCCCGAACGGACTTGAATTTTAA
- a CDS encoding SanA/YdcF family protein → MKKFIKNILILFLLLFVAGIVFIGWANYSIKENSDPYISYTISDLPEIKTALLLGTSKNLDNGLPNAYFYNRIQAAIDLYKSGKIKYIIVSGDNSRKDYNEPEDMQLTLMKYGIPEDRIYADFAGFRTLDSVVRARDIFGQKKIIIISQKFHNERAVFIGRKNGIEAFGYNANDVSKSAGFKTHMREYLAKAKVYWDLLFGVEPKFGGEKIIIP, encoded by the coding sequence ATGAAAAAATTCATTAAAAATATTCTTATCCTTTTCCTGCTGCTCTTTGTTGCAGGAATTGTTTTTATCGGCTGGGCAAACTACAGTATTAAGGAAAACAGCGATCCATATATTTCGTATACCATCTCCGATCTTCCCGAAATCAAGACAGCCCTGCTGCTGGGGACCAGCAAAAACCTGGATAATGGGCTCCCGAATGCTTATTTTTATAACCGGATCCAGGCGGCCATTGACTTATACAAAAGCGGCAAAATCAAATACATCATCGTCAGCGGCGATAACAGCAGGAAAGACTATAACGAGCCTGAAGACATGCAGCTCACCCTGATGAAATACGGCATTCCCGAAGACCGTATTTATGCGGATTTTGCAGGATTTAGGACCCTGGATTCCGTTGTACGGGCCAGGGATATTTTCGGGCAGAAAAAAATCATCATCATTTCGCAGAAGTTCCATAATGAGCGGGCAGTTTTTATCGGGAGGAAAAACGGTATTGAAGCTTTTGGATATAATGCCAATGACGTGAGCAAAAGCGCAGGCTTTAAAACGCATATGAGGGAATACCTGGCCAAAGCCAAAGTATACTGGGACCTGCTTTTTGGGGTGGAACCGAAGTTCGGGGGCGAAAAAATCATCATTCCCTGA
- the trpS gene encoding tryptophan--tRNA ligase: MSRILTGIQATGTPHLGNLLGAIIPAIELSKQEGNESFLFIANLHSLTQIKDAKELKQNTYEIAAAWLACGLDTEKTFFYRQSDIPETCELSWQLSCFFPYQRLTLAHSFKDKADRLQDVNAGLFTYPLLMAADILLYDAEIVPVGKDQLQHLEYARDVASRFNNQMGETFILPQSELQEDTKYVPGTDGNKMSKSRGNIINIFLPEKELKKQVMSIETDSKALEEPKDPETDKIFAIYQLIATPEQTEELRAKYLAGNFGYGHAKKELLDLILTRFEKERELFSYYMNNLDQLESKLQEGASKTRVIAVETMKRVRASLGV; this comes from the coding sequence ATGTCAAGAATTCTTACCGGCATTCAAGCCACCGGAACCCCGCACCTTGGGAATCTTTTAGGTGCGATTATTCCTGCCATAGAGCTATCCAAGCAGGAAGGAAACGAATCATTTTTATTCATCGCAAATCTTCATTCTCTTACACAGATCAAGGATGCGAAAGAACTGAAACAGAATACCTACGAGATTGCAGCGGCTTGGCTTGCTTGTGGGCTGGATACGGAAAAAACATTTTTCTACAGGCAGAGTGATATCCCTGAAACCTGTGAACTTTCTTGGCAGTTATCGTGTTTTTTTCCCTATCAGAGATTGACTTTAGCCCATTCATTCAAAGATAAGGCAGACCGTTTACAGGATGTCAATGCAGGGTTGTTTACCTACCCGCTCCTGATGGCCGCGGACATTTTACTGTATGACGCGGAAATTGTTCCTGTAGGAAAAGACCAGCTCCAGCACCTTGAGTATGCAAGAGACGTAGCGTCCAGGTTCAATAACCAGATGGGTGAGACATTTATCCTTCCACAGTCTGAACTTCAGGAAGACACCAAATACGTTCCTGGGACTGATGGCAATAAAATGTCGAAATCCAGAGGGAATATCATCAATATTTTCCTTCCGGAAAAGGAACTGAAAAAACAGGTGATGAGCATTGAAACCGATTCCAAGGCTCTGGAAGAGCCTAAAGATCCTGAAACCGATAAAATCTTTGCGATCTACCAGCTGATTGCCACTCCGGAACAGACGGAAGAACTCAGGGCAAAATACCTTGCCGGAAACTTCGGGTATGGCCATGCTAAAAAGGAACTTCTTGACCTGATCCTGACCCGGTTTGAAAAAGAAAGGGAACTTTTCTCTTATTATATGAACAACCTGGACCAGCTTGAAAGCAAGCTTCAGGAAGGAGCCTCAAAAACAAGGGTCATTGCTGTAGAAACGATGAAGCGCGTGAGGGCAAGCTTAGGCGTTTAA
- a CDS encoding sensor histidine kinase: MKLSLKYYTLKYIVVALLLIIAVWAALFYAFILDEVYDNVDDGLKNRKIQLIKAVYKDKELLNNMDFEFNEFKIVPVSEEECNNRNKFYNRTYYMEYDDDDEPYRVLETCFTDQFGGHRKLVIRTSTVEEDDLIYDLSVALVVLYFFLVLSILFVNGFLLNKAWKPFYAILEKLRNYQFGEKTDDRKQAYSIREFEQLDEEIDEMICRNEQVFDQQKKFIENASHELQTPLAIMINKIDLSVQDGKIDEHHMHLLMDIKANLTRMAGLNKSLLMLSKIDNNQFSTTEKVDFNGLIKEMITDYRDFTDHKRIGIETVECGNFSASFNSDLAHILISNLLKNAIKYNIPDGIIKVIIENERIMIMNTGQKYPLDEDQIFSRFYKQGSDHTSTGLGLSIVHSIIRQYPGLSIAYCFENEMHQLIISKK, encoded by the coding sequence ATGAAGCTGTCTTTAAAATACTATACCCTGAAGTACATCGTGGTCGCCCTGCTGCTGATTATTGCGGTCTGGGCCGCGCTGTTTTATGCCTTTATCCTGGATGAGGTATACGATAATGTGGACGATGGCCTGAAGAACAGGAAAATCCAGCTGATTAAAGCGGTCTATAAAGATAAAGAGCTGCTCAATAATATGGATTTTGAATTTAACGAATTTAAAATCGTTCCTGTTTCAGAGGAGGAATGCAACAACAGGAATAAGTTCTACAACAGGACATATTATATGGAGTATGACGATGATGATGAACCCTACCGCGTGTTGGAAACCTGCTTTACCGATCAGTTCGGTGGACACCGGAAGCTGGTGATCAGGACTTCAACGGTAGAGGAGGATGATCTGATTTATGATTTGAGTGTAGCTCTTGTGGTGCTCTATTTTTTCCTGGTGCTGAGCATCCTTTTTGTGAACGGTTTTCTCCTGAACAAAGCCTGGAAACCATTCTACGCCATTCTGGAAAAATTGAGGAACTATCAGTTCGGAGAAAAAACAGATGACCGGAAGCAGGCATATTCCATCAGGGAATTTGAGCAGCTCGATGAGGAAATCGATGAGATGATCTGCAGGAACGAGCAGGTATTTGACCAGCAGAAGAAATTTATAGAAAACGCTTCCCATGAGTTGCAGACACCATTGGCCATCATGATCAATAAAATCGATCTTTCGGTACAGGACGGGAAGATTGATGAACATCATATGCATCTCCTGATGGACATCAAAGCAAACCTTACGAGGATGGCAGGCCTCAATAAATCACTGCTGATGCTGTCCAAGATTGATAACAACCAGTTCAGTACGACAGAGAAAGTAGACTTTAACGGCCTCATTAAAGAGATGATCACAGATTACCGGGATTTTACCGATCATAAGCGAATCGGTATTGAAACAGTTGAATGCGGGAATTTCAGTGCATCATTCAATTCCGATCTTGCCCACATCCTGATTTCCAATCTGCTTAAGAATGCCATTAAATATAATATTCCCGATGGGATCATTAAAGTGATTATTGAAAATGAAAGGATCATGATCATGAATACCGGGCAAAAATATCCTCTGGACGAGGATCAGATTTTCAGCAGGTTCTATAAGCAGGGCTCAGACCATACTTCAACAGGACTGGGATTATCGATCGTCCATTCCATCATCAGGCAGTATCCCGGGCTCAGCATTGCGTACTGCTTTGAGAATGAAATGCACCAGCTGATTATTTCAAAAAAATAA
- a CDS encoding response regulator transcription factor gives MKILIIEDEPELRAVIQHFLERELFLVEYAEDYRSGMDKIISYEYDCILLDIMLPDGSGMDLLKELKKLEKKDPVIILSAKDSVDDKVNGLEIGADDYLAKPFHLAELLARIKSVIRRKNQDGESRLQYSNISIYPDSRKVMIGDKELALNRKEYDVLYYFMSNPEKILQKTMLAEAIWGDYIDQAESFDFIYSQIKNLRKKLKDNGARADFQAVYGIGYKLMS, from the coding sequence ATGAAAATATTGATTATTGAAGACGAACCTGAATTAAGGGCTGTCATACAGCATTTCCTTGAACGCGAATTATTCCTGGTAGAATATGCAGAAGACTACCGGTCGGGGATGGATAAAATCATTTCCTATGAGTATGACTGCATTCTGCTGGACATCATGCTGCCGGACGGAAGCGGAATGGACCTGCTGAAGGAGCTTAAAAAGCTGGAGAAGAAAGATCCCGTAATTATATTATCAGCTAAGGATTCGGTTGATGATAAAGTGAACGGTCTTGAAATAGGAGCAGACGATTACCTTGCCAAGCCGTTCCATCTGGCAGAACTTCTGGCCAGAATAAAATCGGTCATCAGAAGGAAGAACCAGGATGGTGAGAGCAGGCTTCAATACAGTAATATCTCTATATATCCCGACAGCAGGAAAGTCATGATAGGCGATAAGGAACTTGCCCTGAACAGGAAAGAATATGATGTGCTGTATTATTTTATGAGCAATCCTGAAAAAATTCTGCAGAAGACCATGCTGGCAGAGGCCATCTGGGGAGATTATATTGACCAGGCAGAAAGCTTTGATTTTATTTACTCCCAGATAAAGAACCTCCGCAAAAAGCTGAAGGACAACGGAGCCAGGGCAGATTTTCAGGCCGTATACGGTATCGGTTATAAATTAATGTCATGA
- a CDS encoding PepSY-like domain-containing protein, producing the protein MEKKQSITVMLGLILTLMTGCVYGQDRVINQNQLPKTAKNFLFANFRGVPIASAIEDREIYGVDEYKVRLGNGMKIEFDSKGNWKEVDGEHQNVPNGFVPASIRNYVAKNFPNTYITKIKKERWKYKTDLSNGLDVEFDRNGNFSKIDD; encoded by the coding sequence ATGGAAAAGAAGCAAAGTATTACCGTAATGTTAGGACTGATCCTGACTTTAATGACCGGCTGCGTGTACGGACAAGACAGAGTGATTAACCAGAACCAGCTGCCTAAGACAGCCAAGAATTTCCTGTTTGCCAACTTTAGGGGCGTTCCCATCGCTTCAGCTATTGAAGACCGGGAAATCTACGGCGTTGACGAATATAAGGTAAGGTTAGGAAACGGGATGAAGATTGAATTCGACAGCAAAGGAAACTGGAAGGAAGTGGACGGTGAACACCAGAACGTTCCCAATGGTTTCGTTCCTGCTTCCATCAGGAACTATGTGGCCAAAAACTTCCCCAATACTTATATAACAAAGATCAAGAAGGAACGCTGGAAATATAAGACCGATTTATCCAACGGCCTGGATGTAGAGTTTGACCGCAATGGGAATTTCAGTAAAATTGATGACTGA
- a CDS encoding YjjG family noncanonical pyrimidine nucleotidase encodes MNIQHIFFDLDNTLWDHRKNAYLTIKDLFEKEEIGLNYQIDFEEFHAVYHRVNEKLWEDIRDGIIDKEYLRKHRFYDTFSHFNIQDEQLSMYFEEHFLDRILNYNELVEGAAPILEYLKGKGYTLHIISNGFKEVTERKCLLSGIAPYFQTITSADTVGVRKPRPEIFEYSLNLAQAAPEESILIGDDWIADIVGARNYGMDAIFFDVFNENPQEEGLKVIGHLLQIREFL; translated from the coding sequence ATGAATATTCAGCACATTTTTTTTGATCTCGACAATACACTCTGGGATCACCGCAAAAACGCTTACCTCACCATCAAAGACCTTTTTGAAAAAGAAGAGATCGGCCTGAACTACCAGATTGACTTCGAAGAATTCCATGCCGTATACCACCGCGTCAATGAAAAACTCTGGGAAGATATCCGGGACGGGATCATTGATAAGGAATATCTGAGGAAACACCGCTTCTACGATACTTTTAGCCATTTCAATATACAGGACGAACAGCTTTCTATGTATTTTGAGGAGCATTTTCTGGACAGGATACTGAATTACAATGAACTGGTGGAAGGCGCTGCCCCTATTTTAGAATACCTGAAAGGCAAAGGCTATACCTTACACATCATATCCAACGGATTTAAAGAAGTTACCGAACGGAAATGCTTGCTCTCAGGAATTGCACCTTATTTCCAGACCATCACAAGCGCCGATACCGTTGGCGTGAGAAAGCCAAGACCTGAAATTTTTGAGTATTCACTGAATCTTGCCCAGGCAGCACCTGAGGAGAGCATCCTGATCGGGGATGACTGGATTGCAGACATTGTAGGTGCCAGGAACTACGGTATGGATGCGATTTTCTTTGATGTTTTCAATGAAAACCCGCAGGAGGAAGGACTGAAGGTAATCGGACATCTTTTGCAGATCAGGGAATTTTTATAA
- a CDS encoding RNA polymerase sigma factor, which translates to MKSKSDSLLISLYQNGDEEALSTLIHRHQKELFTFIFYKINDEDLANDIFQDTFMKIILMLKEGRYNEEGKFILWAKRIAYNLIIDHFRSKAKNVKVSETTFETDEYSIFDMIREPSENIEDQLVTNQIQEDLLKMLQFLPQNQQEVIKLRFFDGLSFKEIAEHTDMSINTTLGRVRYALINLRKIMDEKNIVLTR; encoded by the coding sequence ATGAAATCAAAATCGGATAGCCTATTAATATCCCTTTACCAGAACGGTGATGAAGAAGCATTATCTACGCTGATCCATCGCCATCAGAAAGAACTGTTTACATTCATTTTTTACAAAATTAATGATGAAGACCTGGCAAATGATATCTTTCAGGATACGTTCATGAAAATTATCCTTATGCTTAAAGAAGGCCGGTATAACGAAGAAGGTAAATTTATCCTCTGGGCCAAAAGAATCGCCTACAACCTTATCATAGACCATTTCAGATCCAAAGCCAAAAATGTAAAAGTATCCGAAACAACGTTTGAAACGGATGAATACTCCATTTTTGACATGATCAGGGAGCCTTCTGAAAATATTGAAGACCAGCTGGTTACCAACCAAATACAGGAGGACCTCCTGAAAATGCTTCAGTTTCTTCCGCAGAACCAGCAGGAAGTGATCAAGCTGAGGTTTTTTGACGGGCTGAGCTTTAAGGAAATCGCCGAACATACGGATATGAGCATCAATACGACCCTCGGAAGAGTGCGTTATGCGCTGATCAACCTGAGAAAAATCATGGATGAGAAGAATATTGTATTAACCAGATAA
- the metK gene encoding methionine adenosyltransferase, producing the protein MSYLFTSESVSEGHPDKIADQISDALIDHFLAYDKNSKVACETLVTTGQVVLAGEVKSEAYLDVQSIAREVINGIGYTKGEYMFNGDSCGVISAIHEQSPDINQGVDRAVNDESFEAKANAQGAGDQGMMFGYATNETSNYMPLALDLAHTILKELSAIRREGKEIAYLRPDAKSQVTIEYSDDHRPIRIDSIVVSTQHDDFGAEEEMLNTIREDIKNILIPRVVAQQSEEIKALFNDQIKYHINPTGKFVIGGPHGDTGLTGRKIIVDTYGGKGAHGGGAFSGKDPSKVDRSAAYATRHIAKNLVAAGVADEVLVQVSYAIGVAEPCGLYINTYGTSKVDLHDGEIAGKVSEIFDLRPYAIEQNLKLRNPIYQETASYGHMGKEYYKGDKTFNKGHKNEITLKDLEFFTWEKLDKVEEIKAAFGI; encoded by the coding sequence ATGTCTTATTTATTTACATCTGAATCCGTTTCAGAAGGACATCCGGATAAAATTGCCGATCAGATCTCCGATGCATTAATCGACCATTTTTTAGCTTACGATAAAAACTCAAAAGTAGCCTGTGAAACACTGGTAACTACCGGACAGGTCGTATTGGCAGGAGAGGTGAAGTCTGAGGCGTATCTTGATGTTCAGAGTATTGCGAGAGAGGTGATCAACGGTATCGGATATACTAAAGGCGAATACATGTTCAACGGGGATTCCTGCGGGGTGATCTCAGCGATCCATGAGCAGTCGCCGGATATCAACCAGGGAGTTGACAGAGCGGTAAATGATGAGTCTTTTGAAGCCAAAGCCAACGCTCAGGGTGCCGGTGACCAGGGAATGATGTTCGGATATGCCACCAACGAGACGTCCAACTATATGCCTCTTGCGCTTGACCTTGCCCATACGATCCTGAAAGAGCTTTCTGCCATCAGAAGAGAAGGAAAGGAAATCGCTTATTTACGCCCGGATGCCAAAAGCCAGGTGACCATAGAATACTCTGATGATCACAGGCCCATCAGGATCGATTCTATTGTGGTATCCACACAGCATGATGATTTCGGAGCTGAAGAGGAGATGCTGAATACAATCCGTGAAGACATCAAAAATATCCTGATCCCGAGAGTGGTGGCACAACAGTCTGAAGAGATCAAAGCCCTGTTCAACGATCAGATCAAATACCATATCAATCCTACCGGTAAATTTGTTATCGGAGGTCCTCACGGGGATACCGGCCTTACCGGAAGGAAAATCATCGTGGATACTTACGGAGGAAAAGGCGCCCACGGAGGTGGAGCATTTTCAGGAAAAGACCCTTCAAAAGTAGACCGTAGTGCTGCTTACGCTACAAGGCATATTGCCAAGAACCTGGTAGCTGCCGGGGTAGCTGATGAAGTCCTGGTGCAGGTTTCTTATGCCATTGGTGTTGCTGAGCCTTGCGGACTGTATATCAATACGTATGGAACTTCAAAGGTAGACCTTCATGACGGTGAAATTGCCGGAAAGGTGTCAGAGATTTTTGATCTTCGTCCGTATGCGATTGAGCAGAACCTGAAACTGAGAAATCCTATTTATCAGGAAACAGCTTCTTACGGCCATATGGGTAAGGAATATTACAAAGGTGACAAGACCTTCAATAAAGGCCATAAAAATGAGATTACCCTGAAAGACCTGGAGTTCTTTACGTGGGAAAAACTGGACAAAGTAGAGGAAATTAAAGCTGCTTTCGGCATTTAA
- a CDS encoding LysR substrate-binding domain-containing protein produces the protein MNIQQLEYLIAVDKYKHFGKAAQACFITQPTLSAMIQKFEDELDVKVFDRTTHPIRTTDVGVQIIDQAKVIIEAVNELKNKANLLNNILGGTINIGIIPTVSSFILPTEIFKFLKDNPKIQMNVKEMTTDNIIRALKSGELDAGIISTPYDTADEFYQDFLFNEELMIYSSDTEANKKNAYIIPEELNVEKVWLLEEGNCLRNQFENICHLKENTLKPKNLDFLASNIQTLVHMVDKVGGISILPELALSQLSEEQGKNVFRFKKPFPYREISIIYYKPTFKQKIIDELSHSIRTSLEKKLNYTANPKDYVSIKPQ, from the coding sequence ATGAACATTCAGCAATTGGAATATCTTATCGCAGTAGATAAGTATAAACATTTTGGTAAAGCTGCTCAGGCCTGTTTTATTACCCAGCCTACATTGAGTGCCATGATACAGAAGTTTGAGGATGAACTGGATGTGAAGGTTTTCGACAGGACTACGCATCCCATCCGTACAACGGATGTAGGTGTTCAGATCATCGATCAGGCCAAGGTAATTATAGAGGCTGTCAATGAACTGAAAAATAAAGCCAACCTGCTGAACAATATTCTGGGAGGAACCATCAATATCGGGATCATTCCCACCGTTTCTTCTTTTATCCTGCCAACGGAAATTTTCAAATTCCTCAAGGATAACCCGAAGATCCAGATGAACGTTAAGGAGATGACTACCGATAATATTATCCGGGCCCTGAAATCAGGAGAGCTGGACGCCGGTATTATTTCCACGCCATATGATACGGCTGATGAATTCTATCAGGATTTCCTGTTCAATGAGGAACTGATGATCTACAGTTCGGATACCGAAGCCAATAAGAAAAATGCCTACATTATTCCGGAGGAACTGAATGTGGAAAAAGTGTGGCTGCTGGAAGAAGGGAACTGTCTGAGAAACCAGTTTGAAAATATCTGCCATCTTAAGGAAAATACGCTGAAGCCTAAAAACCTGGATTTCCTGGCTTCCAATATCCAGACCCTGGTACATATGGTGGATAAGGTAGGAGGAATCAGTATCCTGCCGGAGCTTGCCCTGAGCCAGCTTTCGGAAGAGCAGGGAAAAAATGTGTTCCGTTTCAAGAAGCCTTTTCCATACAGAGAAATCAGCATCATCTATTATAAGCCTACATTCAAGCAGAAGATTATCGATGAGCTGTCCCATTCCATCAGGACTTCGCTGGAGAAAAAACTGAACTATACTGCAAATCCGAAAGATTACGTAAGCATCAAGCCGCAGTAG
- a CDS encoding catalase, protein MDSKKLTLSNGAPYFEHQDSQTAGPRGPVLLQDFILQENLAHFVRERIPERIVHAKGSGAYGTFTVTHDISKYTKAKLFSQVGNSCRMFARFSTVGGEKGSADTARDPRGFALKFYTEDGNWDLVGNNTPVFFIKDAKKFPDFIHTQKRVPKTNLKSATMMWDFWSLSPESLHQVLILMSDRGTPYGFRHMHGFGSHTFSMINAANERTWVKFHFKTKQGIKNFTNEEAIKMAGENPDFAQEDLCNAIENGEFPKWTMYIQVMTEEQAREFRWNPFDITKVWFQDDFPLIEVGEMELNEIPANYFAHVEQSIFSPSNLINGISFSPDKMLQGRLFSYPDAHRYRVGVNAHQLEVNRCPFAVHNYQRDGFMADSSEYGDKPNYHPNSFDDIQPDPAYKSFEYELDSTYVASYNRNENDDDHYTQPGLLYTKAMNSEDREHLVHNIVESMKGISGPKRNDIISRQLCHFFRANIELGMKVASKLNVNIDANMMNHMK, encoded by the coding sequence ATGGATTCTAAAAAGTTAACATTAAGCAATGGGGCTCCTTATTTCGAGCACCAGGACTCTCAGACCGCCGGTCCCAGAGGTCCGGTATTGCTTCAGGATTTCATTCTTCAGGAAAACCTTGCGCATTTCGTAAGAGAGAGAATTCCTGAGAGAATCGTCCATGCCAAAGGAAGCGGCGCTTACGGTACCTTTACTGTAACCCACGATATTTCAAAATATACGAAAGCGAAATTATTTTCCCAGGTAGGTAATTCATGCAGGATGTTTGCCCGTTTTTCTACCGTAGGAGGTGAAAAAGGAAGCGCGGATACGGCAAGGGATCCGAGAGGTTTTGCGCTTAAATTTTATACGGAAGACGGAAACTGGGACCTGGTAGGAAATAATACCCCTGTATTTTTCATCAAAGATGCCAAGAAGTTCCCGGATTTTATCCACACCCAGAAAAGGGTTCCTAAAACCAACCTGAAAAGTGCGACCATGATGTGGGATTTCTGGAGCCTGAGCCCGGAGTCGCTGCACCAGGTATTGATCCTGATGTCCGACCGCGGTACGCCGTACGGATTCCGGCATATGCACGGTTTCGGATCCCATACGTTCTCTATGATCAATGCTGCCAATGAGCGGACATGGGTAAAATTCCATTTCAAAACCAAACAGGGCATTAAAAACTTCACCAACGAAGAAGCGATAAAAATGGCCGGTGAAAATCCGGATTTCGCTCAGGAAGACCTGTGCAATGCGATTGAAAACGGTGAGTTCCCGAAGTGGACCATGTACATTCAGGTAATGACCGAAGAACAGGCCAGGGAATTCAGATGGAATCCTTTTGATATCACCAAAGTTTGGTTCCAGGACGACTTCCCGTTAATTGAAGTCGGTGAAATGGAGCTGAATGAAATACCGGCCAATTATTTTGCTCACGTTGAGCAGTCTATATTCTCCCCAAGCAATCTGATCAACGGCATCAGCTTTTCACCGGATAAGATGCTCCAGGGAAGGCTGTTCTCCTATCCGGATGCGCACCGTTACCGCGTAGGCGTCAATGCCCACCAGCTGGAAGTGAACCGATGCCCTTTTGCAGTACATAATTACCAGCGTGACGGCTTCATGGCAGATTCTTCAGAATATGGTGACAAGCCGAACTATCATCCGAACAGCTTTGATGATATCCAGCCGGATCCTGCTTACAAAAGCTTTGAGTATGAGCTGGACAGTACGTACGTTGCTTCCTATAACAGGAATGAAAATGATGACGACCACTACACCCAGCCCGGGCTATTGTATACCAAAGCGATGAATTCGGAAGACCGTGAACATCTTGTACATAATATTGTAGAGAGCATGAAAGGCATATCCGGACCTAAACGTAATGACATTATCAGCCGTCAGTTATGCCACTTTTTCAGGGCTAATATTGAACTCGGCATGAAAGTGGCATCAAAGCTCAATGTTAATATTGATGCCAATATGATGAATCATATGAAATAA